A genomic segment from Wolbachia endosymbiont of Ctenocephalides felis wCfeF encodes:
- a CDS encoding UvrABC system protein A, producing MDDFIGIKGAREHNLQGIDVNVPKNKLVVITGLSGSGKSSLAFDTIYAEGQRRYVESLSAYARQFLNIQDKPDVESITGLSPAISINQKSISKNPRSTVGTVTEIYDYLRLIYARIGIPYSPTTGLPITKQTVSQIVDTIMALPLETKIYILAPIVRGRKGEHLKEILEVKRQGYVRLKIDGKIHNMDDLPKLDKNKKHDIFVVVDRVSISDDIGNRLPSSIESALRLGHGLMYAEIVNLPDNHDSEYKNDQVLTFSENFACPESGFTLEEIEPRLFSFNSPYGACCSCNGLGKKLAIDTKLIVPDETLSISEGALRPVGSMLRQVHTGYGFLKNAILSLAENCEFSLDVPWKNLDQGAKDVILFGSREMRFHGLVSILENQMDYDETLIEQYCSIVYCKECAGYRLRKEALTVKIDGRHIGEISRLSIDESLRWFENLPGKLTEQQKRISNKILSEIIKRLTFLKNVGLNYLTLDRESSTLSGGESQRIRLASQIGSGLTGVLYVLDEPSIGLHQCDNGRLIATLRNLRDIGNTVIVVEHDEDTIMAADYVIDIGPGAGVNGGKIVAEGTPDQVQRNSESITGQYLSGKREISIPERRKQTTQFIKVINACENNLKNINVEFPIGNFICVTGISGGGKSSLVIETLYKYSAHKIYHSSAKYGQCDKIEGLEYVDKIIEIDQSPIGRTPASNPATYVGMFTHIRNWFAGLPESKARGYNIGRFSFNTKGGRCEACKGDGHLKIEMHFLPDVYVKCEQCKGRRYNRETLEITFKGKSISDVLDMTIDQACVFFENLPIVKEKLISLQEVGLGYITLGQPSTTLSGGEAQRIKLSKELSKRFTGRTLYILDEPTTGLHFEDVNNLLKMLHKLVDFGNTVIVIEHNLHVIKTADYVIDIGPEGGIKGGEVVAVGTPEEIIDIPKSVTGKYLKSYLSDRA from the coding sequence ATGGATGATTTTATTGGAATTAAAGGTGCAAGGGAGCATAACCTGCAAGGTATAGATGTTAATGTACCGAAAAATAAATTAGTTGTTATAACTGGACTCAGCGGTTCTGGCAAATCTAGCCTTGCGTTTGATACGATTTATGCAGAGGGCCAGCGTCGGTATGTGGAGAGTCTTTCGGCTTATGCACGTCAATTTCTCAACATTCAGGATAAACCAGACGTTGAGTCGATCACAGGCCTCTCTCCTGCAATATCTATCAATCAGAAATCGATCTCGAAAAATCCAAGATCAACAGTTGGGACCGTTACCGAAATTTACGACTATCTACGCTTAATATACGCACGAATAGGAATTCCTTATTCGCCTACAACTGGGCTGCCAATAACGAAACAAACCGTGTCTCAAATTGTAGATACTATAATGGCGTTACCTTTAGAAACTAAAATATATATACTCGCTCCCATCGTGCGTGGCAGAAAGGGAGAACACCTCAAAGAGATATTGGAAGTTAAAAGGCAAGGGTACGTAAGACTAAAAATAGACGGTAAAATACATAATATGGATGATTTACCTAAGCTCGATAAAAATAAAAAGCACGATATCTTTGTGGTTGTAGATAGGGTGTCAATATCAGACGATATAGGAAATCGACTGCCGAGTAGCATAGAATCAGCATTAAGACTTGGTCATGGCTTAATGTATGCAGAAATAGTGAACTTGCCTGATAATCATGATTCCGAGTACAAAAATGATCAAGTTTTAACTTTCTCAGAGAATTTTGCATGTCCGGAGTCCGGCTTTACTCTTGAGGAAATAGAACCAAGACTATTTTCTTTTAACAGCCCCTATGGCGCATGTTGTTCATGTAATGGGCTTGGTAAAAAGCTGGCTATCGATACAAAGCTGATAGTGCCAGATGAAACGCTCTCAATATCTGAAGGTGCTTTGAGGCCAGTGGGGTCGATGCTCCGTCAAGTGCACACAGGTTATGGGTTTCTAAAAAATGCAATCCTGTCACTAGCTGAAAATTGCGAGTTCAGTCTTGATGTTCCATGGAAGAACTTAGATCAAGGCGCAAAGGATGTGATACTCTTTGGTTCTAGAGAGATGAGATTCCATGGTTTAGTTAGTATATTAGAAAACCAGATGGATTATGATGAAACACTTATTGAGCAATATTGTTCTATTGTCTATTGTAAAGAATGTGCTGGCTATAGATTGAGAAAAGAGGCACTCACGGTGAAAATTGATGGCAGACACATAGGTGAAATATCTAGGCTCAGCATTGATGAATCCCTTAGATGGTTTGAAAATCTGCCAGGCAAGCTCACAGAGCAACAAAAACGAATCTCAAATAAAATATTAAGTGAAATAATCAAGAGGCTAACATTTTTGAAAAATGTAGGATTAAACTACCTTACACTTGACCGCGAGTCTAGCACTCTCTCTGGAGGTGAGAGTCAAAGAATCAGGCTTGCTTCACAAATTGGCTCTGGTTTAACAGGAGTGCTGTATGTGCTTGATGAGCCCTCGATAGGCCTTCATCAATGCGATAATGGCCGATTGATTGCCACGCTTAGGAACCTGAGGGATATAGGGAATACTGTAATCGTTGTTGAGCATGATGAAGATACAATAATGGCTGCTGATTATGTAATTGATATTGGGCCTGGAGCTGGTGTAAATGGAGGAAAGATTGTTGCAGAAGGAACGCCAGATCAGGTGCAAAGAAATTCAGAGAGCATAACAGGGCAATATTTAAGTGGAAAGAGGGAAATCTCAATTCCAGAAAGAAGAAAACAAACGACTCAGTTCATAAAGGTAATTAATGCGTGTGAGAATAACTTAAAAAATATAAACGTTGAATTCCCTATAGGGAATTTTATTTGTGTTACTGGAATATCGGGAGGGGGAAAGTCAAGTTTAGTCATAGAAACACTATACAAATATTCAGCACATAAGATATATCATTCATCTGCGAAGTATGGCCAATGCGATAAGATAGAAGGCCTTGAATATGTAGATAAAATTATAGAAATAGACCAGTCACCAATTGGTAGAACCCCTGCGTCAAACCCAGCGACATATGTTGGTATGTTCACTCATATAAGAAATTGGTTTGCAGGTCTTCCAGAGTCAAAGGCACGAGGTTACAACATAGGTCGATTTTCATTTAATACTAAGGGAGGAAGGTGTGAAGCGTGCAAAGGTGATGGACATTTAAAGATAGAAATGCATTTTCTGCCGGACGTTTATGTGAAGTGTGAGCAATGTAAAGGTCGGCGATATAACCGAGAAACGCTAGAGATTACTTTCAAAGGAAAATCAATTTCTGATGTACTTGATATGACGATAGATCAAGCTTGTGTTTTTTTTGAAAACCTTCCAATAGTAAAAGAAAAGTTGATTTCTTTGCAGGAAGTGGGGCTTGGCTACATAACACTCGGACAGCCTTCAACAACGTTATCTGGGGGTGAAGCACAACGAATAAAGCTATCCAAGGAACTATCAAAACGATTTACCGGAAGAACATTGTATATTCTCGATGAGCCAACGACTGGGTTGCATTTTGAAGATGTAAACAACTTACTAAAAATGCTCCATAAGCTAGTTGATTTTGGAAACACTGTTATAGTTATCGAGCACAACTTGCATGTTATAAAAACTGCAGATTACGTAATAGACATTGGCCCAGAGGGTGGAATAAAAGGCGGAGAAGTAGTCGCTGTAGGAACTCCAGAAGAAATAATAGACATACCAAAAAGCGTTACAGGCAAGTATCTTAAATCGTATTTATCAGATAGAGCATAA
- a CDS encoding DNA polymerase III subunit tau, with product MKKVIDHDQAKKKLMDNLSVQSWLVCGKKGIGKATLVKSFSNWFLIKNYDEVALDLHIVEGDTIGVEKVREMKNFLHLSPIQSEYKIAVIDSLEAMTNNAKNAILKILEEPPKNSKIFIISHKPYSIQTTIKCRCFQLNLLPLTYGETKQVVSSQCKPDDQVFDEIVTLFSGTPGMIINAISSGTYESYRCFYTFLRNLNNPEVVNKVINSEIELELASYIIQAFVLDKIKREVNGVEILLSKWKKIDELFVAAKQLHLDKKHVLASAINIIASVH from the coding sequence ATGAAAAAAGTAATAGATCATGATCAAGCCAAAAAAAAGTTAATGGACAACTTGTCTGTTCAATCTTGGCTAGTCTGTGGTAAAAAGGGGATAGGAAAAGCAACACTCGTAAAATCCTTTTCTAATTGGTTTCTTATAAAAAACTATGATGAAGTAGCGTTGGATTTGCACATTGTTGAGGGTGACACAATAGGAGTAGAAAAGGTGAGAGAAATGAAAAATTTTCTGCACTTAAGCCCTATTCAATCAGAATACAAGATAGCCGTGATAGATAGCTTAGAGGCAATGACGAACAATGCTAAAAATGCGATATTGAAAATATTAGAAGAGCCGCCAAAGAATTCTAAAATATTCATAATTAGCCACAAGCCATACAGTATACAAACCACTATTAAATGTAGGTGCTTTCAGCTAAATTTACTGCCACTGACTTATGGTGAAACGAAGCAAGTCGTTTCATCTCAATGTAAACCTGATGATCAAGTATTCGATGAAATTGTTACCCTATTCTCTGGAACACCAGGAATGATAATAAATGCAATAAGTAGCGGTACCTATGAATCATACAGATGCTTTTATACATTCCTTCGTAATTTAAATAACCCAGAAGTAGTTAATAAAGTAATAAACAGCGAAATCGAGCTAGAACTAGCATCATATATAATTCAGGCCTTCGTTTTAGACAAAATAAAAAGAGAGGTAAATGGTGTTGAAATTTTGCTAAGTAAGTGGAAAAAAATAGATGAACTTTTTGTTGCTGCTAAACAACTCCACTTAGATAAAAAGCATGTTCTAGCTAGTGCGATTAATATCATAGCGTCAGTCCACTGA
- a CDS encoding NADH-quinone oxidoreductase subunit F — MKEQDKIFTNLSGKGTSLLKDAKKRGSWQKTKELLDLGSEKIIDEVKKSGLRGRGGAGFSTGLKWSFMPKNPSKEQPTYLVVNADESEPGTCKDRDILRYEPHKLLEGILLAGRAICASVAYIYIRGEFYNEYLVLKKALEEAYKEGLIGKNACKSGYDLDVFIHRGAGAYICGEETAQLESIEGKKGFPRMKPPFPAGVGLFGCPTTINNVETIAMVPDILRRGGEWFASLGKPNNTGTKIFCISGHVNNPCNVEEELGIPLRELIEKYAGGVRGGWDNLLAVIPGGSSVPLIPKSICDTIEMDFDSLIGVQSSLGTAAVIVMDKSTDIIAAIERLSHFYMHESCGQCTPCREGTGWMWRIMKRMVAGNIRPGEIDKLLDLTTQIEGHTICALGDAAAWPIQGLIRHFRHVIEERAQFSRSCARTS, encoded by the coding sequence GTGAAAGAACAAGACAAAATATTCACTAATTTGAGTGGTAAAGGAACTTCACTACTCAAGGATGCAAAAAAACGTGGTAGTTGGCAAAAAACAAAAGAACTACTGGATCTGGGGTCAGAAAAAATCATTGATGAAGTAAAAAAATCTGGCTTAAGAGGTCGAGGGGGTGCAGGATTTTCCACCGGCCTTAAGTGGAGCTTTATGCCCAAAAATCCTTCAAAAGAACAACCAACATATTTAGTAGTCAACGCAGATGAGTCAGAGCCAGGTACATGCAAAGACAGAGATATATTGCGATATGAGCCACATAAGCTACTTGAAGGTATTCTTCTGGCTGGAAGAGCAATCTGCGCGTCAGTTGCGTATATTTATATCAGGGGTGAGTTTTATAATGAATATTTAGTTCTAAAAAAAGCACTTGAGGAAGCCTATAAGGAAGGCCTGATTGGAAAAAATGCCTGTAAATCAGGCTATGACCTCGATGTATTTATACATAGGGGAGCAGGAGCTTACATATGTGGAGAAGAAACAGCTCAGCTTGAATCAATTGAAGGAAAAAAGGGCTTCCCTCGCATGAAGCCCCCGTTCCCTGCAGGTGTTGGGCTTTTTGGCTGTCCAACCACGATAAACAACGTTGAAACTATAGCCATGGTTCCAGATATTCTGCGTCGTGGAGGAGAGTGGTTTGCTTCTCTTGGCAAACCAAACAATACCGGTACTAAAATATTTTGTATTTCGGGACATGTAAACAACCCGTGTAATGTTGAAGAAGAGCTTGGAATTCCACTGCGTGAGTTAATTGAAAAATACGCGGGTGGAGTGCGAGGGGGTTGGGATAATTTACTTGCTGTGATACCTGGCGGGTCTTCAGTGCCACTTATTCCGAAATCTATATGCGATACTATTGAAATGGATTTTGATTCACTAATAGGTGTACAATCAAGTCTTGGTACTGCTGCAGTCATAGTGATGGATAAATCAACTGACATAATAGCTGCAATAGAGAGGTTATCGCATTTCTATATGCATGAATCATGTGGGCAATGTACACCATGTCGTGAAGGTACTGGATGGATGTGGAGAATCATGAAAAGGATGGTAGCAGGGAACATTAGACCTGGTGAAATAGATAAGTTACTTGATCTTACAACTCAAATAGAAGGACATACGATTTGCGCACTTGGTGATGCTGCAGCTTGGCCGATTCAGGGATTAATTAGACATTTCCGCCATGTTATCGAAGAGAGAGCACAATTCAGTAGAAGTTGTGCGCGAACATCGTAG
- a CDS encoding Alanine--tRNA ligase has translation MKLNEIRERFVKFFVSNNHEQVSSSPLIPEHDPTLMFTNAGMVQFKNIFTGLQKTEMKRAVSSQKCLRAGGKHNDLENVGYTTRHHTFFEMLGNFSFGDYFKETAIELAWKFITEELSLDKNRLSITVYHTDDESYEIWRKVSGFSNDKIIRIATDDNFWSMGNTGPCGPCSEIFYDHAKPNLQDDDRVVEIWNLVFMEFNKDEEGDLQKLPKKCIDTGMGLERIAAAMQNVHDNYDIDLFSALINKSQELCGNTENKVAHKIIADHLRAAAFLIAEGILPGNEGRNYVLRRLIRRAARYIHLLGYNDSLLHRIFPVLIDSSSSAYMGDVYPELIRAKSSIETTLKSEEENFKDTLMKGINLLEKFTADLKPGDTLPGESAFKLYDTYGFPLDITLDILKERKINFDQKGFDDAMEEQKERARAKWAGSGEKFVEQIWFDLIDKFGKTEFVGYEFDEVEDAKVIAIISPKNEVIDSAKEGEKVTIILDKTPFYGESGGQVGDTGSFIVIPVPLLLSSQCSDTGIQPAGVTPDLGVITVENTNKINDLYLHRCVVKSGSICKGDTVTASIDKKRRQDLRRNHSATHLLHFALRKILGDHVTQKGSLVAPDRLRFDFSHNTQVTQDQLFAIEDMVNSLIRENFFTSTKIQSMNQAIDEGAMALFGEKYGDQVRVVNIGDSKELCGGTHVERTGEIGLFKIVTECSIASGVRRIEALTGQEAINYVRDNEINLKKVAESVKAPISEITNRLSILSQERKESEAKIKNLYKKLVSTENIKSTEINGINFISHTFTDIPASIIREFVLQQQKPKTVIAFTATEKNKTVLIVKVSKDLTDKISAKELVSTVTGRGCGGNAELAQMGCNSSDIITAIYNYLAR, from the coding sequence ATGAAGCTAAATGAAATTAGAGAAAGATTTGTAAAGTTTTTTGTAAGTAACAACCATGAGCAGGTTTCTTCTTCTCCTTTGATCCCAGAGCATGACCCTACACTCATGTTTACAAATGCTGGTATGGTGCAGTTTAAAAACATCTTCACCGGTTTACAAAAAACTGAGATGAAACGCGCTGTCTCAAGTCAAAAGTGTCTAAGAGCAGGTGGCAAGCACAACGATCTTGAAAATGTTGGTTATACAACTCGGCATCACACATTTTTTGAAATGCTCGGAAATTTTAGTTTCGGTGATTACTTTAAAGAAACCGCGATAGAACTTGCGTGGAAGTTCATTACTGAAGAATTGTCTCTTGACAAAAATAGATTATCCATAACTGTCTACCACACTGATGATGAGTCATATGAGATTTGGCGCAAGGTAAGTGGTTTTTCGAATGATAAAATCATCAGAATTGCAACAGATGACAACTTTTGGAGCATGGGCAATACTGGTCCATGTGGTCCATGTTCTGAAATTTTTTATGACCATGCAAAACCTAATTTACAAGATGACGATAGAGTTGTTGAAATTTGGAATCTGGTATTCATGGAGTTTAATAAAGATGAAGAAGGTGATTTGCAAAAATTACCAAAAAAATGCATCGATACTGGAATGGGCCTTGAGAGAATAGCTGCCGCAATGCAAAACGTTCACGATAATTATGATATTGATCTATTTTCTGCTCTGATAAATAAGTCGCAAGAGCTTTGTGGAAATACAGAAAATAAAGTAGCTCATAAGATCATCGCGGACCATCTTCGTGCAGCTGCATTTCTGATTGCAGAAGGAATACTCCCTGGAAATGAAGGTAGAAATTACGTACTGCGCAGATTAATCAGGAGGGCTGCACGTTATATCCACCTGCTTGGATATAATGACTCTCTACTCCATCGCATTTTTCCAGTGCTGATAGATAGCTCAAGCTCAGCTTATATGGGAGATGTTTATCCTGAACTGATTAGAGCCAAAAGTTCAATAGAGACAACGTTAAAATCAGAGGAAGAGAACTTTAAAGATACTTTGATGAAAGGCATTAATCTCTTGGAAAAATTTACTGCAGATTTAAAACCAGGCGATACTCTGCCAGGAGAATCGGCGTTTAAGCTATATGACACTTATGGATTTCCTTTGGATATCACACTTGATATTTTAAAAGAGAGGAAAATAAATTTTGACCAAAAAGGTTTTGATGATGCAATGGAAGAGCAGAAGGAAAGAGCACGCGCTAAATGGGCTGGATCTGGTGAAAAGTTTGTTGAGCAAATATGGTTTGATTTGATCGATAAATTTGGCAAAACAGAATTTGTCGGTTATGAGTTTGATGAAGTAGAGGATGCAAAAGTGATAGCCATAATTTCTCCTAAAAATGAAGTTATTGATTCTGCGAAAGAAGGAGAGAAGGTAACCATTATACTTGATAAAACACCTTTTTATGGCGAATCAGGTGGACAGGTGGGGGACACTGGAAGTTTTATTGTCATCCCAGTGCCTCTCTTATTGTCATCCCAGTGTTCCGACACTGGGATCCAGCCAGCAGGAGTGACACCAGACCTAGGTGTAATTACAGTAGAGAATACCAATAAGATTAATGACCTATATTTGCACAGGTGTGTAGTTAAATCTGGCTCAATTTGTAAAGGTGACACAGTTACAGCCAGTATTGACAAGAAAAGAAGGCAAGACCTAAGAAGAAACCATTCAGCTACGCATCTTCTGCACTTTGCATTGAGAAAAATCTTAGGTGATCACGTTACTCAAAAAGGTTCCCTAGTTGCACCAGATAGATTGCGATTTGACTTCAGCCACAACACTCAAGTTACTCAGGATCAGCTGTTTGCAATAGAAGATATGGTAAACTCCCTAATCAGAGAAAATTTTTTCACGTCTACAAAAATTCAGAGCATGAATCAGGCAATAGATGAAGGAGCTATGGCACTGTTCGGTGAAAAATATGGTGATCAGGTTAGAGTTGTAAACATTGGAGATTCAAAAGAATTATGTGGCGGCACACATGTGGAGCGCACTGGAGAAATTGGTTTGTTTAAAATAGTAACAGAATGTTCTATTGCATCTGGAGTAAGAAGAATCGAAGCTTTGACCGGTCAAGAAGCAATTAACTATGTGCGTGATAATGAAATCAACTTGAAAAAAGTCGCAGAATCCGTAAAAGCGCCAATAAGTGAAATAACAAATCGACTCAGTATTTTAAGCCAAGAGCGTAAGGAATCCGAAGCTAAAATAAAAAACCTTTATAAAAAGCTCGTAAGCACAGAGAACATAAAAAGCACTGAAATAAACGGGATAAATTTCATAAGCCACACTTTTACTGACATTCCAGCAAGCATAATAAGGGAATTTGTTCTGCAGCAACAAAAACCAAAAACTGTAATAGCTTTCACAGCAACGGAAAAAAACAAAACAGTGCTGATTGTCAAAGTAAGTAAAGACTTAACTGATAAGATCAGCGCAAAAGAGCTGGTATCTACCGTAACCGGAAGAGGTTGCGGTGGAAACGCTGAACTTGCTCAAATGGGCTGCAATAGTAGTGATATTATTACAGCTATTTATAATTACTTAGCAAGATAG
- a CDS encoding Threonylcarbamoyl-AMP synthase codes for MISEIINAIQNNLLVCFPTETVYALACSALDSGAIKKIYQVKKRSQNKPLSILVNDIYSLTKIAELEEKYINLVNHFSPGPITYILPLKNNNNILPNEFFKGSIGVRIPNHPIAISILNELKTPIVATSINISGEKSVYKASDMPQSIKQHLSVVVEDDKLVSGIESTVVDLTGDKIRILREGAVSLRVICFQIEVHRRKNEKSNRS; via the coding sequence ATGATATCTGAAATAATAAATGCAATACAGAACAACTTGTTAGTGTGTTTTCCAACAGAGACAGTTTATGCTCTTGCTTGTAGTGCGCTAGATAGTGGAGCTATAAAGAAAATATATCAGGTAAAGAAGCGTTCTCAAAATAAACCACTATCTATACTCGTTAATGATATTTACAGTTTGACAAAAATAGCAGAGCTAGAGGAAAAATATATTAATTTAGTAAACCACTTCTCTCCCGGGCCGATTACCTATATCTTACCGCTTAAAAATAATAATAACATATTGCCAAATGAATTCTTTAAAGGCAGCATAGGCGTAAGAATTCCCAATCATCCTATTGCAATTTCAATATTAAATGAACTGAAAACTCCAATAGTTGCAACTAGTATCAATATTTCAGGAGAAAAAAGTGTATACAAAGCAAGCGATATGCCTCAATCTATTAAGCAACATCTGTCTGTGGTAGTTGAAGATGATAAATTAGTTTCCGGCATAGAATCTACTGTTGTTGACTTAACTGGAGATAAGATTAGGATTTTAAGAGAGGGTGCAGTTTCGCTTCGAGTAATATGCTTTCAGATTGAGGTCCATAGGAGGAAGAATGAAAAAAGTAATAGATCATGA